The Acidimicrobiia bacterium sequence ATGGGTTGGCCCGTGATGCGATGCATGGCGTCTGCGCAGTCGCCGGCCGACCAGACTCCATCGATGGAGGTGCGCTGTCGCTCGTCGACGGTGACGGCGCCCGACGCGCCGAGCGGGATGCCGGCTTCGGCGGCCAGGCGCGTGGCGGGCCGGCTGCCGAGGGCCAGCACGACGATGTCCGCATTGATGCTCTGGTCCGCGCATCCGACCCCGACCACCTTGCCGGCGCGACCTTCTAGACATTCCACCTTGTGCTCGGTGATGAGGTCGATGCCCATCTCCTGGATGCGATCACCGACTTTGGCGGCCATGTCGGGATCGAAGGTCCGCTCGAGCACGGTCGGCATCATGGTGACGATGGTTGTGTCCAGCCCGAGGGTGTGCATAGCCTCTGCGACCTCGAGGCCGATGTAGCCCCCGCCCACGACCACTGCCGTGCGGGCACCGCCGGTTGCCACCGCACGAAGTGCGCGTGCGTCGTCGAGTGTCCGCAGTTCGTGCACGCCCTCGAGATCCATGCCGTCGATGGGCGGGCGCAGAGATTGCGCGCCGGTCGCGTACAGCAATTGGTCGTAGCCGATCGTCTCCTCAGAGCCGTCCACGTGATTCCGAAACGTCACCAGTCCCTTGTCGGTGTCGATCCCGGTCGCCTCGTGGCGGATCCTGGCATCGATCGACACCTTCCAGAATTGCTCAGGGGTCCGTACCTGAAGGTCGTCGAAGTCCTCGACCTCGCCTGAGACGAAGTACGGCTCACCACAGGCCGAATAGCTGACGTAGTTGCCCATTTCGAGCACGATGATCTCGAGATCATCCGGTCGTTGACGGCGGCGGGCCTGGCTGGCGGCGGACATGCCGGCTGCGTCGCCGCCGATCACTACGAGGCGCTGGGGCATAACGATCCTTTCAGTTAGAGGAGCGCTCGGATCGGAGTCGCCTGAGCTCCTCTCGTTCGGCGACCAAGCGCCGGTGCCGGCGCCGCCAGAAGAACCCGACCGCCTCATCGATGAGTACGGCAACGAACACCGTCGCCAGAATGATGGCGACAAGCGGAGCCCGGCCGGTCCAGCCGAGGTAGTTGAGCCGCACGTTCTGCGTGTTTTGGGCCGCCAGGATTGTGATGGCGGCAATGAGGATCAGACCGGCAATCAGACTCCAGCGTATGCCCGTTCCGTCCTGGCGGAGACCCGGAGGCTCTTTGCCTGTGTGAACCTCCTCGGGGACCGGCTCTTCTTTGCTCAGGGTGAAGTCATCCCAGTTGTCTGAGTCCTTGCTCATGTTTCGCCCTCCCGGTTATTGCCCAGCAAACGCCGATCCGCTTCGATCGCCACCCTGCGGCCCTCTTCAACATCAACTCGTTGCAGCAGAACGATACCAACGGCAAAGAAGGCAACCAGACTGAGGACGGCGGGGCGGCTGTTGCCGAAGACGGCAACAGCTCCGGCGAAAATCACGGGACCGACGATCGATGAGAACTTCGACATGACTGAGAAGAACCCGAAGAACTCGCCGCTGACCGACGTCGGCGACATCGATGAGTAGAGGCTGCGGCTGAGGGCCTGGCTCCCACCTTGAACGACGGCTACCAACCAGGCGAGATACCAGAATTCGATTACCGCGTCGAGGAAGAACCCCCACACGGCAATGAAGGCGTAGGCGATGAGCGCCAGGATGATGGCCCGCTTGGTGGTCATTGCGTCCGCAGCGGCGCCGAACAACTGTTTGCCGAACAGGGCAGACAGCGCCAACCCGATGATCTCGACGATCAGCAGGCTCGCCAGGATCGTTCCGAGGTTGCTGGCGCGGATTGGCGGGAGGACTTCGATTTCCCCGATCGCAATTACGCCTCCGCCGTTTCGGACGGTCAGGGTGTGGGCCCCGGGGGCTCCGGCGTCGATGGTCGTGCGCACTCCGTACCGGAGCGTGTCGTTGCCTGCATCGATCTCGACCGGTTCGCCGTCTTCGATCAGAGGGCTTCCATCGACCTCGACCGTCCAGGTCCCGTGGTCGGGTCCTGCACTGTGGGTGATCTCGACCTGCCGGCCGTTGTATTCGAGTTGCACCGCAGCCGGACCTGAGGCGGTCGAATGGGCGATGGGGTCGGCAGTGGTCAGGACAATCAACTGACCGAGTGCTGCGACTAGCAACCCGACGAGTCCGGCGGTTCCAATGCTGATGGCCATCCAGGGTGTTGATTTGGAGCCGGCCCGCTTATGCCGGCGTGCCACGACCCAGGCCACCACGAGACCCGTGAGGGCTACGGCGAGAACCACCGGAGCAACCGCAGCCGCCGCGTCGCTGATCCCACCTGTTTGCTCGGCGACGGTGGCGGCGGTGATGGTGCTCCACGCTCCTGATAGCTCCACGGCCGGGTCCGTGATGGCGTAGATCCCTTCGCCGACCATTCCACCGCTCGCCACAAACGGAGCGGGGGCCGCTCCGACGGTGTCGGCCGGCATCGCCCGTGCACCGATGATGCCCACCAGCGGCAGGGCAACGATGTTGAAAACGATGAAGGCAAGGTAGATCGCCCGGTTCGGGTCGGCGGACCTCGGTATTCGGCCGAAGACGAGGCTGAAGGGGATGCCGACGAATTGAACGAGCAGGATCGCCAGGATCAACTCGGTGGTGCCGAAGCCGAGTTCCGCCCCGTAGATGACCGCCACACCGATGATCGTGCCTATTCCGTCGTTGTAGATGAGGAAAGCGATTAGGTACTTGAAGAGTTCCTTGTACCGGCGGAGGTTCTGCAGCGTTTCGCCGAGGCGAGCAAAGCTGACCCGGATGACGGTTTCGCCGGGTCGCAGGTCGCCCCCGGCAGCCGGCGGCTCGGGGACTCGACGGAGGATTGGAATCGAGAAAACGGCCCACCAGATCGCCACCGACAGGAACGACAGGCGGGCGCCCGTCTCCGACCCGATGATGAAGATCATCGCAACGTTGACCGCCAGCAGGAGGCCGCCACCTAGGTACCCGATTGCGTAGCCCCGTGCCGACACTGAATCCTGATCTTCGGGGCGAGCGACGTGTGGAAGGAGGGAGTCGTAGAACACATTGGCGGCCGCGAACCCGACCCGCCCGACTATGAAGAAAACGGAAGCGAGCAACCAGTCACCGGTGCTGACGAGAACCAGGAGGCCGGTGCCGAGAACGCCAACACCAACGAAGATCGAAAGGAGCTTTTTCTTTCCGCGTATGACATCGGCGATGGTGCCGAGGACGGGAGAAATCAGGGCAACGATGATCAGCGAGATACTCAGAGTCGTGGTCCAGTAGGCCGTGGCCACGGCTGCGCTTGGCAGCGTCGCACCTGCCACTTCGCTGTAGTAGGCCGGGAGCACTGCGGCGAGGATCGTCGTGGCAAACGCCGAGTTGGCCCAGTCGTACATCGTCCAGGCTCGGATACGTCTCTTGTATGTCGCTTCGTCGACCGGCTGGGTGCTCATCGTTCCCCCGGTTTGCAGGTAATCGTGGTCGTGACTCGCAGGGCAGCGCGTCGCCGCCACCCCTGAGCCGCCCGACTAGGGCCGGGTCTCACACCGCATCCAGCGCTTGGCCGATATCCAGAATCAGATCATCCGGGTGCTCGACGCCGATCGAGATCCGGACCAGCCCTTCTGTGACACCCAGGCGGTCCTTCTCCTCGCGTTCCACGTCGGCGTGGGTCATGCTGGCCGGGTGCTCTGCCAGTGATTCGGTCCCGCCGAGCGAAACTGCTAGATGCACCATCTTGAGCGCGTTGAGGAAGCGGAAGGCCGCCGGTTCTCCGCCGGGGATCTCGAAGGCGATCATCGACCCGGAGCCGAGACACTGGCGCTTGAACAGCTCGAACTGTGGGTGGCCCGCGTCGAGATGGCCGAGGTAGTGGAGATTCGAAACTTTGTCGTGGTCGCGAAGGAACTCGGCGACCCGGGCGGCATTGGCAGCCTGGCGGGTCATCCGTAGGTTCAACGTCTCGAGGCTGCGGAGGAGGAGCCAGCCCGTCCAGGGGCCGACCATGGTTCCGAGAAATGTGCGCATCGCCCTCACCGGAGCCATCATCTCTTCCGAGCCGAGGGCGGCTCCGGCGATCAAATCGGAATGCCCCCCGATGAACTTGGTGGCCGAGTAGATGACGATGTCTGCTCCGTGGTCCAGCGGCCGCTGGAACACCGGTCCCAGAAAGGTGTTGTCGACGGCGACCGGGACCTTGTGATCGTCTGTCGAGTGCCTGCGGGCGAGTTCGACCCCCATCGCGATGTCGATCAGGTCGTTGGTGGGGTTGGCCGGTGTCTCGATCAGAATGAGCCCGATCCGCCGACCGGGGGCGTCGCGTGTGAGGCGAGCTTCGATGGAGTCGATGGTATCCCGGCATTCGAATTCGATCGGCGTGATACCGAACTCCGGGAGCACGAAGTTGGCCAGGTGGTCGGTGCCACCATAAATCGGACGGCTGTAGAGGAGCACGTCGCCGGGCCGCAAATATGCCCACATCGTTGTGCTGATCGCCGCCATCCCCGACTTGAAGGCGGCGGCTGCCTCGGCCCCGTCCCACACCGACAGGCGGTCTTCGAGGATTTCCAGGTCGGGATTGTTGAGGCGGCTGTATATGAGCCCTATACCCTCGCCCTCGTTTGCTTTGCGCAGACCGTAGGCGACTTCGAAGAAAGCCTTGCCTTCCTCGGCCGTCTTGAATACGAACGTGGAGGTCTGAAAGATCGGGCTCTTGAGCGAACCTTCCGACCACTCCGGCTTGTACCCGTACCCCAACATGAGGCTTTCAGGGTGCAGCTTTCGACCTTCGATCGAATCGTCCCATTTCGCACACATTGGCCGACGCTCCTGATGGATGACGTACGTATAGCCTACCGGTTTGGCCGGAGCCGCGGCCGGACCGGTACCCCACAGAGCGTGACATATGACTATGACTACCACTACCGTGTTAACTAGCCAATCAGGGACGCGGCTATGAGGTTTTCGGGGCAGAGGTCGAGTGTGGTTGCGCGCTGTGCGCGCGTTTCCGGTATCCCGGGGCTCCGGCTGCGTTTCCGGGTTTGGACACCGCGATGAACCGTGTGGGAGCGGATTTCCGTCTGCTGCTCGTTGAGGACAGTCGCGCCGATGCGCACCTCGTGCAGCTGATGCTCGACGGAGCCGAGCCTTCATCGTGGGTCATGACCCACGTGTCGACCCTGGCCGATGCCAGGAGTGCGTTGCGCAACCACCTCTTCGACTGCATTCTGCTGGATCTCACCCTCCCCGATGCCGATCGGCTCGAGGGCCTCGAGCAAGTGCGGGCTCTGGCCCCTTCTGTTCCGGTCGTCGTGCTGACCGGCCACGATGACGAGGAACTCGCACTCACGGCGTTGCACGAGGGTGCGCAGGACTACCTGATCAAAGGCCAGGTCGACGGAGCTCTCCTCGTTCGTGCGATTCGGTATTCGGTCGAACGACAGCGAGCGGAACTCGAACTCGCCTTCCAGTCCACCCACGACGTACTCACCGGATTACCGAACCGCATTCTCTTCATCGACCGGCTCGGGCTCGGACTGGCACGGATGAGGCGCAAGCCATCCATGCTGGCCGTGATGTTCCTCGACATCGATGGATTCAAATTCATCAACGACAGCCTCGGCCACGACACAGGGGATGATTTGCTCCGCGCAGTAGCCGAACGTATCCGCGAAGCCCTCCGGCCGGGGGACACGGTTGCGCGGTTTGGCGGCGATGAGTTCACCATCCTCTCGGAGGAGATCGGTGATGCGTCCGAGGCCATCCGGATTGCCGACCGGTTGCGGGCAACCCTGCAATCGCCGTTCTTGCTCGACGGACAGGAGTTCTTCGTGACCGCCTCCATCGGCATCGTGCTGGCCGATGATCCCGACGACCGACCAGAAGATCTGCTCCGCGACGCAGACGCGGCGATGTACCAGGCGAAGGACCGTGGCAAGGCGCGCTATGAGCTCTTCGATGAGGTGATGCGCGTTCGGGTTGCCCGGCGAATCGAGACCGAAACAGGGCTTCATCGGGCGATCGAGAATGGTGAGTTCACGCTCCTGTATCAACCCGAGATCGAGCTGACCACGGGTCGGGTGGTCGGAGTAGAGGCCCTCGTGTCGTGGCAACACGCCAGCCGTGGATTGGTCGGTCCGAGTGAGTTCATTCCTGTTGCCGAGGAGACCGGGTTGATCGTGCCGATCGGGTCGTGGGTTCTCGAAGAAGCCTGCAGGCAGGGAGCGGCGTGGCGCAGTCGTATGGGTCCCGCCGGCCCGTTCATGATGTCGGTGAACCTCTCCGCCCGGCAACTCCTCCAACCGGGTCTGGCTGCCTTCGTTCATTCCACGCTCGAAAGCACCGGCCTGGCTCCGAGTGATCTGGTTCTGGAGGTCACCGAGACGGTTCTGATCGACGATGCAGACCACGCCACCAGAGTCCTCAACGAATTGAGGGCCGTGGGGGTGCGGGTCAGCATCGACGACTTCGGAACCGGCTACGCCTCGCTGACCTATCTGCGCCGGCTTCCGGTCGACATCTTGAAGGTGGATCAAACGTTTGTGAGGGGCCTGGTCGGCGAGGGGGTCGACACCGGAATTGTCCAGACCATCGTCGACCTGGGAGCGCGACTGGGTCTGACCATCATTGCCGAGGGCGTCGAGCTCGAGATCCAGGCCGAGTGGCTCAAGAAGCTGGGTTGTCGGATCGCGCAGGGCTTCTACTTCAGCGTGCCGGCTACCGCCGGCGAACTAGAGGAGAAACTACTGGCGCCCGGCGACATCTCGGAGATGCAATCGCAGGGGAGGCTCGGGTTCTGATTACGCCGGTGGGCTCCTCCGTGCGGCGGTCTGGACGTCTTTGACTTGATTCCCGGTGTGGTCTAGATCGCACTAGTTTTCCCCCATGCGCTGGTTGATCGTTCTTTCATTGGTGGTCGCCGCCTGCTCCGGTCCGGGGCAAGAGGCCATCGTCATTGACACCACCGCACCGGGAGCGGCTACCGGCGTTGCCGGACCTACGCCGGCGACGGCGACCGGAGGCTCTACGACTACCACTCAACCTGCGCCGGATACCACAACCGTCACCGGTGTCTCCTCGGATCCGCTGCTGGGTCTTGCATATGAGGAAGTCGCCGCCAATCTGGGCTTCCCGGTCTTTGTCGACGCCCCCACGGATGATCCGCGGCTGTTCATCGTTTCCAAAGATGGTTACATATGGGTCTGGCGGTCGGGCGCCATCCTCGAGGATCCGTTCCTCGATATCTCGGATCTTGTGCGCGATGAGGGCGAGCAGGGACTGCTCGGGCTTGCCTTCGATCCTTCCTTCGCAGACACCGGGCGGTTCTTTGTCCACTACTCCGACGCCCGGGGTGACACCGTGCTCGCCTCGTACCACGTCTCTGCGGATCCCGACCGCGCCGACCCTGCCTCGGGCGAGATCCTGTTTGAAGCCGACCAGCCGGCCTCCAACCACAACGGTGGAATGCTGACGTTCGGGCCCGGCGGGTTTCTATATCTGGCACTTGGCGACGGCGGCCGCTCCAACGACGCGTTTGGAAACGGTCAGCGGAGCGACACCGTTTTCGGGGCGATCCTCCGCTTCGAAGTCGACCCGTTCGGACCCGCCCCCGGCAACCAGTTCGATGAGGTGTGGTCGTACGGGCTCCGCAACCCGTGGCGCTTTTCCTTCGACACCGACCTGATCTACATCGCAGACGTCGGTCAGAACACCTATGAGGAGATCGACGTTGCACCGGCATCACGGCAGGGCCTCAACTTCGGCTGGCCGCTCACGGAAGGGCTGCACTGCTTTGCCCCTCCGAGCGGATGCGACGTAGATGGTCTCACGCTGCCGGTCCTCGAGGTGACCCACGGTGACGGTGGAGCATGCTCCATCACCGGTGGGTACGTGTACCGCGGCAGTGAGATCCCGGAACTCACCGGTCACTATTTCTACTCGGACTACTGCGGCGGATGGCTGCGCAGTTTCGTCTGGGATGGATCGGCGGTCACGCAACCGACAGACTGGACGGACGACCTTGGGACCCTCGGCGCGGTGACTTCGTTCGGTACGGATGCCTTCGGTGAGCTCTACGTGACGGCAGGCAAATCGGTCTACAAGATCGTCCCGGTCCGTTGATCCTCAACCGTTCCGCGCCAGGCCAGGCTCGGATCGGCTCCGGAGGGAGGCCAGTAGCGGTCGCGCCGGTATGCCCAGTACTCGAAGGGGTTGTCGTAGTAAGCGATCGTGAAGATCGCCTTTGCAACTGAGCGTTTGGTCAAGAGGCCAACGAGCAGACCGCCGACCGCGCCAACAACTGCCCACCCCCCGTACAGCGCGGGAAACAGCGGGCCGAACCAGCGGTGCTGCCACACGTGCAACATCTCATGGCGATCGATGAGGAGGCGCCGGCGCGGTCCGCTTGCCCCGTCGAGTCCGTTGAGCCCATCTGCGTTGGTGATCACATTGCCGACGGTGGTCGCAAAGCTCCGCTTGAGTCGATAGCCGCCCTCGTAAACGTGGCGGCCGCGCCTCCGGCTGAGATCCTTCCGGTAGTTCCCGGAAGGCAGCACCCTCTGGACTAGGTGCAGCACCAGGGAACCTGCGGTTCCGATCAACCCCCAGGATGAGTCGAGGGCATACCCGCCCCATCCGCCTGCGGTCCGCCAATCGTAGATTGCCCGGCTGCCGGAGATGAGGCCGTTGAGCCCTCCGATCACCGCCGTTGCCGGCGCCAGGCCGAGCGGAAGGCCGGCGATCCAGGCGAGTCCGGCTCCGCCTGCCCCGGTCAGAATCGCTTCGAGCCAAGGCACTAGAGGAGGCCCTTGTGGGCCAGCGACAGCACATCCATCGTTCCGGCGATGGTGATGTGGAGTGCAGCCCCCCACCAGACCGAGCGCGTCTTCAGGCTCATCGTTCCCAGGATCGTGCCTCCGAAGATCGCGCCGATGGCTTCCAGGAGCGGCTTGCGAAAGTGGATCATCGTGTAGGGGACAACCATGATGATCACGGCCATGTAGCCGAACCGATGCTTGAGTCCGTGCACCATGAATCCGCGAAAGAAAAACTCGAGTGCGATGAACTGCAGAGCGTAAAGGAGCCACCAGATCCACAAATAGGGCCAGAAGGGCTCTCCTGGTGCCAGATCGTAGAACGGGTACTTCGCCTGAAATGCCCCGGTGAACGAAACCGCCACGATGATGGGGATGCTGAAGGCCAGGAGGCCGAGGTAGACGGGAGCGTGTTTGATCGAACGGGCAGCGCCGAAGTCGGCCGGTCGGCCGCGCAGCCCGTATCGAATCGCCACGAGGGGAAGGGCGACGTACGCCGAGATCTGAATCACTGCCCACCAGGCGAGCCGGTTGAACCCGGCAGTTCCCGATGTCGTGAAGGCCGCGGTCGGGCCGTCAACGCCGATGCTTCCGGCCAGTCCGGCCATCCACTGCCAATCGGTGCCGAAGTTGGTGATCATCAGCACAACCACGGACGTGATGAGCACGATCGTTGCCCGGCGGTCGGCGTCGACCGAAGGCGTATTGATCCGGTAGACGTCGGACGCCCCATCGGTTTCCCGGCGGGTCGCCGTGACGTAGGTGTGCCACATGGTTCGGGCTCTGGTCGGTGCCGTGATCTGCATCGGTGGGGGAGGGTAGTGAGCCGTTGCCGCCGGGTGCGGAATGCGCTCGGCCGTCGGAGCTCAGAACGCGGAACCTGGCACTTGGATATTGCGTGTCTCGCCCGCTTGCTACGCTCCGCGTCGATGAAAGGATTCCGTTGATCGAGCGCGAGTTTGCAGGCAGAGTGATCGGAACCGACGATGCCACTCCGTTGGAGTTCTGGGTGAGCGTGGCGGAAGGGCAGTACCTTCAGCTCGATGATGTGGTGGCGCTCGAACGCACCCTTCCCGATGGAGAGATCGTGAAGATCTACGGCATGGTCGGCCAGGTCCGGGCCCGTCATGAAGGTGCGCGGTTCGACTCGGATGTGTTCCTCATTGAGGATGGTCTGCTGCCGGCGGAGGTGTCGGAGTCCGCCCAGGTGACGGCGACCCGCTTCGAGCCGGAGGTTTTCGTGCCCCCGCGGCCCGGCCAGGAAGTGCGGCGCGCACGCGGTGAGGAGCGGGATGAGGCGCTGTTCTTCGACAAGATGACGGAGCGCCTCCCGATCGGGTTGTCGCGCAGCGGCGAGGTGTTCTACGCCAACCTGGAGTTCCTCGACGGCCGCCGGGGAGCGCACGTCAATATCTCCGGTATTTCCGGCGTTGCTACCAAGACGACGTATGCGACGTTCTTGCTCCATTCCCTGTTCGGCTCCGGTGTGCTCGGTGCAAGATCTGTCAATACGAAGGCGCTCATCTTCAACGTGAAAGGCGAAGATCTCCTCTTCCTCGACCGACCCAATGTGGCCCTCGATGACACCCAGGCAGATCGCTATCTCCTGCTGGGCTTGCCTGCCGAGCCATTTCGGTCGGTAGGGATATTCGCCCCACCCCGGCGCGGGTCGACCACCGGGGCTCCGGATGTCAATGCCCGCACCGAGGGCGTGACCTCCTTCTACTGGAGCCTGGCGGAGTTCTGCCACGACGACCTGCTGCCATTCCTGTTTGCGGACTCGGAGGACGACAGAGCTCACTACACGATGGTCGTCTACAACGTCATGGCGCAGTTGCGGCGGGCTTCCAAGCTAGACGATGGTGGGGTCGTCATCGAGGGAACCACCGTCCGGACCTTTCGTGAGCTGGCCGACCTCATCACCCTGCGAGTTCAGGACGAGGAGGAGCGCTACCAGTGGGCCGGCCCGGCCATCGGGACGGGCACCGTCAACGCCTTTGTGCGTCGTCTCCAGGGGGCGGTTCGCCACGTCGAAGGATTGATAAGAGCTGATCTCCCGAATCCAGAGCGTCACCGGGTGGCCCTCGACCATCAGGTGACGGTCGTCGACCTGCACAACCTCCACGACCGGGCCAAGCGGTTCGTCGTCGGCGTGACCGTGCGGCGAGCGTTCGACGACAAGGAGAAGGCAGGGCAGTCGGACGAACTGCTGATGATCGTGCTCGATGAGCTGAACAAGTATGCCCCGAGGGAGGGCTCGAGCCCCATCAAAGAGATCCTGCTCGATGTTGCCGAACGCGGCCGATCGCTCGGTGTGATCCTCATCGGAGCACAGCAGACGGCCTCAGAGGTCGAGCGACGGATCATCGCCAACTCCTCGATCCGCGTGGTCGGAAGGCTGGATTCCGCCGAAGCGTCCCGCGATGAATACGGGTTCTTGCCCTCGGTACAGCGACAGCGGGCCACGATCCTCAAGCCCGGCACCATGCTGGTCACGCAACCCGAAATCCCTGTTCCGCTGGTTCTCGAGTTCCCGTTCCCGGCCTGGGCGACGCGAGCCAGCGAAGCCGGCCCGGCGCCTGCCGGTGACCAACCAGACGACCCGTTCGAAGGGTTGACCTAGTTTCTCCGCAATGCTGTGCATCGTGGTGATGCATTCCATTGCTGAGAAAGTGGGGAGGAAGGGGCGATGAGACGGATTACCACCGCGGACCGAAGAGCACGGCTGGTCGCCCGCCACCACCTCGGCCTGCCGGCCGCCGGGGTCGATGCCGTGGCCGCCGGCCTGGTCGGCTTCCATTCGAGCGATCCCGTGAGCGTCTATCTATCGGCCTGGGCCCGGGTAGACGGGTTTGTGGCGGCCGATCTGGAATCGGCGCTCTACGAACGGAAGTCGCTGGTGCGCATGCTGGGAATGCGCCGAACACTGTTCGTAGTGCCCACCGATCTGGCGTCGATCATGGACATAGCGTGTGCACGGCAACTGGCCTCCGCAGAGCGGCGCCGGCTCGTCGGCATGATCGAAGATCAGAATGTGGCGAGAGACGGAAATCGCTGGTTGTCAGACGTAGAGGGCGCAACGATGGCCGCGCTGCAAGAACTCGGCGAGGCGACTGCGACTGAGTTGACAGTCCTTGTCCCGGAACTGGGCGAGAAACTCATGTTCGGGGAAGGCAAATCGTGGGGCGGGCCGGTCGGGGTTTCGACCCGGGTGTTGTTCATGCTGGCCACCACCGGCCGGATCCTGCGGGGGCGTCCGCGCGGGACCTGGAAATCGAGCCAGTATCGCTGGGCGCCAACCAACGGATGGCTGAAAGGAGGGCTCGACGAGGTCGAGGCCGACTGGGCGGAAACGGAGTTGTTGCGGAGGTGGTTGGATTCGTACGGTCCCGGGACGATGACCGATCTGCGGTGGTGGGCGGGTTGGACGCTGGCCAAGACGCGGCGTGCACTCGCCCGGTTGGACGTCGAGGAAGTCGCGCTCGACACCGGGACCGGCCTGGTGCTGGCCGATGATCTCGACCCGGTCGACCCTCCGGAACCATCGATTGCCCTCTTACCCGGATTGGATCCGTCGGTAATGGGATGGAACGAACGGGAGTGGTTCCTCAGTGGTCACCAGGCGCAACTGTTTGATACCAACGGCAACGCCGGCCCGACCGTGTGGGTCGACGGGCGCGTCGTCGGCGGGTGGGCGCAGCGAGCCGATGGTGAGATT is a genomic window containing:
- a CDS encoding ATP-binding protein, which produces MIEREFAGRVIGTDDATPLEFWVSVAEGQYLQLDDVVALERTLPDGEIVKIYGMVGQVRARHEGARFDSDVFLIEDGLLPAEVSESAQVTATRFEPEVFVPPRPGQEVRRARGEERDEALFFDKMTERLPIGLSRSGEVFYANLEFLDGRRGAHVNISGISGVATKTTYATFLLHSLFGSGVLGARSVNTKALIFNVKGEDLLFLDRPNVALDDTQADRYLLLGLPAEPFRSVGIFAPPRRGSTTGAPDVNARTEGVTSFYWSLAEFCHDDLLPFLFADSEDDRAHYTMVVYNVMAQLRRASKLDDGGVVIEGTTVRTFRELADLITLRVQDEEERYQWAGPAIGTGTVNAFVRRLQGAVRHVEGLIRADLPNPERHRVALDHQVTVVDLHNLHDRAKRFVVGVTVRRAFDDKEKAGQSDELLMIVLDELNKYAPREGSSPIKEILLDVAERGRSLGVILIGAQQTASEVERRIIANSSIRVVGRLDSAEASRDEYGFLPSVQRQRATILKPGTMLVTQPEIPVPLVLEFPFPAWATRASEAGPAPAGDQPDDPFEGLT
- a CDS encoding winged helix DNA-binding domain-containing protein, giving the protein MRRITTADRRARLVARHHLGLPAAGVDAVAAGLVGFHSSDPVSVYLSAWARVDGFVAADLESALYERKSLVRMLGMRRTLFVVPTDLASIMDIACARQLASAERRRLVGMIEDQNVARDGNRWLSDVEGATMAALQELGEATATELTVLVPELGEKLMFGEGKSWGGPVGVSTRVLFMLATTGRILRGRPRGTWKSSQYRWAPTNGWLKGGLDEVEADWAETELLRRWLDSYGPGTMTDLRWWAGWTLAKTRRALARLDVEEVALDTGTGLVLADDLDPVDPPEPSIALLPGLDPSVMGWNEREWFLSGHQAQLFDTNGNAGPTVWVDGRVVGGWAQRADGEIAVKLLEDVGAEATGAVAMEAHRLTAWLGDLRIKPRFRVPLERKLSS